From the genome of Geoalkalibacter ferrihydriticus DSM 17813, one region includes:
- a CDS encoding type II toxin-antitoxin system RelE/ParE family toxin, whose translation MSHHHLVISPAARDDLRDIYLFSLRNWGQNQSSKYIENLKECLWSLTERPHIGMERPELLPEIRSFPIESHIVFYQVQSKHITIVRVLHSRQDPNRLV comes from the coding sequence ATGAGCCATCATCATCTGGTCATCTCACCCGCTGCACGAGATGACCTCAGAGACATTTATCTATTTAGTCTGCGAAACTGGGGGCAGAACCAGTCATCCAAGTATATCGAGAATCTCAAAGAATGTCTTTGGTCGCTGACTGAACGGCCTCATATCGGCATGGAGCGCCCCGAACTTCTCCCTGAGATCCGAAGTTTTCCGATTGAAAGTCACATCGTATTTTATCAGGTGCAATCCAAGCACATCACGATTGTCCGCGTGTTACACAGCAGACAGGATCCAAATCGGCTCGTCTAA
- a CDS encoding type II toxin-antitoxin system ParD family antitoxin codes for MHISLTPELVARVKAKVESGLYSNASEVIREALRFMDAHEEWIYEIKLARLREQIQMGVDQLKQGQGIRIESRKELDKLFDDLRGEPRS; via the coding sequence ATGCACATCTCACTGACACCGGAATTGGTAGCCCGCGTCAAAGCCAAGGTTGAAAGCGGCCTCTACAGCAACGCCAGCGAGGTCATCCGAGAAGCCTTGCGCTTTATGGATGCCCACGAAGAGTGGATCTATGAGATCAAGCTCGCTCGTTTGCGCGAACAGATCCAAATGGGCGTTGACCAACTTAAGCAGGGGCAAGGGATCAGGATTGAATCCAGAAAAGAGCTTGATAAATTGTTTGATGATCTCCGGGGCGAGCCTCGTTCATGA